One window of Burkholderia thailandensis E264 genomic DNA carries:
- the gor gene encoding glutathione-disulfide reductase, translating to MEFDYDLFVIGAGSGGVRLSRVAASYGARVGIAEEERIGGTCVLRGCIPKKLLVYASHYGHDVEDAAGFGWTFDIGLFSWPALIEAKDREIARLSGIYGDLLNKSGVEIHAGRATLVDAHTVDVAGRRITARHIGVATGSRPVLPPIPGIEHAITSREALDLPELPRRIAIVGGGYIAVEFAGIFNGLGADVDLFYRGAQILRGFDDDVRRALHGEMTKHGIAIHTHAGIDAIERGADGALTLRLAQGAYGPYDAVLYATGRVANGDGLGLEAVGVARDARGAIEVDAYSTTTVPSIHAIGDVTARPQLTPVATRDGMLLAANLFGGKRIAADHRYIPSAVFSQPEIATVGLTEADARAELGALDIYKTSFRALRHTLSGRDEKTFMKLVVARDSQRVVGAHMVGRDAAEIIQGIAIAIRAGATKAQFDETVGIHPTAAEEFVTLRQKEPDDA from the coding sequence ATGGAATTCGACTACGATCTCTTTGTCATCGGCGCGGGCTCGGGCGGCGTGCGCCTGAGCCGGGTCGCGGCGTCCTACGGCGCGCGCGTCGGCATCGCCGAGGAAGAACGGATCGGCGGCACCTGCGTGCTGCGCGGCTGCATTCCGAAGAAGCTGCTCGTCTATGCATCGCATTACGGCCACGATGTCGAGGATGCCGCGGGCTTCGGCTGGACCTTCGACATCGGCCTCTTCTCGTGGCCGGCGCTCATCGAGGCGAAGGACCGCGAGATCGCGCGCCTGAGCGGCATTTACGGCGATCTGCTGAACAAGTCGGGCGTCGAGATCCACGCGGGGCGCGCGACGCTCGTGGACGCGCATACGGTCGACGTCGCGGGACGGCGCATCACCGCACGGCACATCGGCGTCGCGACCGGCTCGCGGCCGGTGCTGCCGCCGATTCCCGGCATCGAGCACGCGATCACGTCGCGCGAGGCGCTCGACTTGCCCGAACTGCCCAGGCGGATCGCGATCGTCGGCGGCGGCTACATCGCGGTCGAGTTCGCCGGCATCTTCAACGGTCTGGGCGCCGACGTCGACCTGTTCTATCGCGGCGCGCAGATCCTGCGCGGCTTCGACGACGACGTGCGGCGCGCGCTGCACGGCGAGATGACGAAGCACGGCATCGCCATCCATACGCACGCCGGGATCGACGCGATCGAGCGCGGCGCCGACGGCGCGCTGACGCTCAGGCTCGCGCAAGGCGCGTACGGGCCGTACGATGCGGTGCTGTACGCAACGGGGCGCGTCGCGAATGGCGACGGGCTCGGGCTCGAAGCGGTCGGCGTCGCGCGCGACGCGCGCGGCGCGATCGAGGTCGATGCATATTCGACGACGACGGTGCCGTCGATCCACGCGATCGGCGACGTCACCGCACGCCCGCAACTCACGCCCGTCGCCACGCGCGACGGCATGCTGCTCGCGGCGAACCTGTTCGGCGGCAAGCGGATCGCGGCCGATCATCGCTACATTCCTTCCGCGGTGTTCAGCCAGCCGGAGATCGCGACGGTCGGCCTCACCGAGGCGGATGCGCGCGCCGAGCTCGGCGCGCTCGACATCTACAAGACGTCGTTCCGCGCGCTGCGGCACACGTTGTCCGGCCGCGACGAGAAGACGTTCATGAAGCTCGTCGTCGCGCGCGACAGCCAGCGCGTCGTCGGCGCGCACATGGTCGGGCGCGACGCGGCGGAGATCATTCAGGGCATCGCGATCGCGATCCGCGCGGGCGCGACGAAGGCGCAGTTCGACGAGACGGTCGGCATCCACCCGACCGCCGCGGAGGAATTCGTCACGCTGCGGCAGAAGGAGCCGGACGACGCGTGA
- a CDS encoding NRAMP family divalent metal transporter has protein sequence MSTPTDVSPPIAIERSAVLDHAHVGDIKGALGTIALHDTAPRNTWWARVRTLLAILGPGLIVMVGDNDAGAFGTYTQVGQNYGTTLLWTLLLLVPVLFVNQEMVLRLGAVTGVGHARLIFERFGKFWGAFSVVDLFVLNALTIVTEFIGITFVLDFFGVSKVAGVCIAAALTMAAVSTGDLRRFERFAVALCLLSLLLVPVLVSIHPPVHQMTRDLFVPGWPAHAKLSDVMLLVIGIVGTTIAPWQLFFQQSYVIDKRITPRFMKYEKADLWIGIVLVMIGAIAMIAFCAALFEGRPEAGNFTDAGGVIAGLAKYAGHTSATLFAIALLDASIIGAAAVSLATAYAIGDVFKIRHSLHRSVSDAKGFYLVYFGIVAAAAALVLIPGSPLGLLTEAVQTLAGVLLPSATVFLLLLCNDKAVLGPWVNSRKLNLFTGAVIWVLVMLSIILTASVMYPDMTGETMIEVLAGGTLLAALGCVATLALRKRGGEPPEPAESAVERSLRDTWRMPPLDALPAPRITLSTRIWMGVLRGYLVLAVGLVIVKVVQMAFFR, from the coding sequence ATGTCCACGCCAACCGACGTTTCACCGCCAATCGCCATCGAACGCAGCGCGGTTCTCGACCACGCGCATGTCGGCGATATCAAGGGCGCGCTCGGCACGATCGCGCTTCACGACACCGCGCCTCGCAACACCTGGTGGGCGCGCGTGCGCACGCTGCTCGCGATTCTCGGGCCGGGCCTCATCGTGATGGTCGGCGACAACGACGCCGGCGCGTTCGGCACCTACACGCAAGTGGGGCAGAACTACGGCACGACGCTCTTGTGGACGCTGCTGCTGCTCGTGCCCGTGCTGTTCGTGAATCAGGAAATGGTGCTGCGTCTCGGGGCCGTGACGGGCGTCGGTCACGCGCGGCTCATCTTCGAGCGGTTCGGCAAGTTCTGGGGTGCGTTCAGCGTGGTCGATCTCTTCGTCCTGAATGCGCTGACGATCGTCACCGAATTCATCGGCATCACGTTCGTGCTCGATTTCTTCGGCGTATCGAAGGTCGCGGGCGTTTGCATTGCCGCGGCGCTGACGATGGCGGCTGTCAGTACAGGCGATTTGCGCCGGTTCGAGCGCTTCGCGGTCGCGCTCTGCCTGTTGAGCCTGTTGCTCGTGCCGGTGCTCGTGTCGATCCATCCGCCCGTGCATCAGATGACGCGGGACCTGTTCGTGCCGGGTTGGCCCGCGCACGCGAAGCTCTCCGACGTGATGCTGCTCGTGATCGGCATCGTCGGCACGACGATCGCGCCATGGCAGCTGTTCTTCCAGCAGAGCTACGTGATCGACAAGCGGATTACGCCGCGTTTCATGAAATACGAAAAGGCGGACCTGTGGATCGGCATCGTGCTCGTGATGATCGGCGCGATCGCGATGATCGCGTTTTGCGCGGCGCTCTTCGAGGGACGTCCGGAGGCGGGCAACTTCACCGATGCGGGCGGCGTGATCGCGGGCCTCGCGAAGTACGCGGGCCACACGAGCGCGACGCTCTTCGCGATCGCGCTGCTCGACGCGTCGATCATCGGTGCGGCCGCCGTGTCGCTCGCGACCGCGTACGCGATCGGCGACGTGTTCAAGATCCGTCATTCGCTTCATCGAAGCGTATCGGATGCGAAGGGTTTCTACCTCGTCTATTTCGGCATCGTCGCCGCGGCGGCCGCGCTCGTGCTGATTCCGGGCAGCCCGCTCGGACTGCTGACGGAAGCGGTGCAAACGCTCGCGGGCGTGCTGCTGCCGAGCGCGACCGTATTCCTGCTGCTGCTGTGCAACGACAAGGCGGTGCTCGGTCCGTGGGTCAACTCGAGAAAACTGAATCTGTTTACGGGGGCGGTGATCTGGGTGCTCGTGATGTTGTCGATCATCCTGACGGCGTCCGTGATGTATCCGGACATGACCGGCGAGACGATGATCGAGGTGCTCGCGGGCGGCACGCTGCTCGCGGCGCTCGGCTGCGTCGCGACGCTCGCGTTGCGCAAGCGCGGCGGCGAGCCCCCCGAGCCGGCCGAGTCGGCCGTCGAGCGTAGCCTGCGGGACACGTGGCGGATGCCCCCGCTCGACGCGCTGCCGGCGCCGCGGATCACGCTGTCGACGCGCATCTGGATGGGCGTGCTGCGCGGCTATCTGGTGCTCGCGGTCGGGCTCGTGATCGTGAAGGTCGTGCAGATGGCGTTTTTCAGGTAG
- a CDS encoding DUF4148 domain-containing protein, which produces MKYPVRTLACAFALTFGAAAHAAPKLTPEQCSDYPFVHTKGPVTRAQLMNELSELESVGYDPSAGDESGYPDDIDDAQQKLMQKYQTDCVGAGGSIASNGN; this is translated from the coding sequence ATGAAATACCCGGTCCGCACGCTCGCGTGCGCGTTCGCGCTGACGTTCGGCGCCGCCGCGCACGCCGCGCCGAAGCTCACGCCCGAGCAATGTTCGGATTACCCGTTCGTGCACACGAAGGGGCCCGTCACGCGAGCGCAACTGATGAATGAATTGTCCGAGCTGGAATCGGTCGGCTACGATCCTTCCGCGGGCGACGAAAGCGGCTATCCCGACGACATCGACGACGCGCAGCAAAAGCTGATGCAGAAATATCAGACGGATTGCGTCGGCGCGGGCGGCTCGATCGCGTCGAACGGCAACTGA